Proteins encoded within one genomic window of Amorphoplanes friuliensis DSM 7358:
- a CDS encoding sensor histidine kinase, whose amino-acid sequence MSTGSSAQASTYPAGGTGLPAGSSGDAGRSSGSGTRERRGRIPRLRDARIRSKLALILFVPLLAVVLLATVRLVDVGGRALDAGQVEDLTRLSTDISDLTQYIHKERMAAAQYLADPGAKADSYSAASAQSDRRIQAYTTDRGELDDPPAAVQDRLRRIDEHLQTIDATRKKITDRDEIAISEAVLRYGVVITDLVGYGEVLSQYAGEGQVADSLRAVSAFSRAKAGTAEQEAVAYAARASGDVSAEQLSVFTATQTSQQEALEGFALVATPQQQSLVDNTVTGDAVNLADGIATRLSRGDPVASLEVTQSFGAVVDLMRWAEQRLEQQTLTLASDESSSVTRQAALEAALVLLTLIIAIALAVVLARSLNLSLRRLREGALAVANRDLPEAVARLRDVRNLGDGGADDIVRQVRDPIRLTNRDEVGQVAQAFNVVHREAVRIAAEQAALRTSVSAMFLNLARRSQSLVDRMIGELDQIERGEEDPKRLAQLFELDHLATRMRRNDENLLVLAGADSSAPRREDALVVDALRAAQSEVELYNRIEFGTVDTDISIMAVAVNDVVRLVAELLDNATRFSPPNTVVVADGRRIRDYVVIQVEDRGLGMSEEQMDSLNRRLAETPDVDVAAFRLMGLAVVSRLANRYGIRVELRANIEGGTVAQVVLPNHIVVLPNSRPLDPPTRGNRQLEPAPASWNDPMPFGRGGAATATLPAIAPEPWGGQRSGSLPTISAPPQRQPELPAHPHLPVQPSQLPGRGDGFPTPDRPALPKRGDSSPADRPPLPTRVTQPVPPGEPAPAYGAGSPTMAYPTMKTAAPDREVQQNLAPSVGFVTPEGGTIPAPRRPASPDPNGWGAALASMPPAPPPPAPARADDRAETSPIFLEMQQSWFKGHDGPISEEWSMPTAGYAPPPNQPQSAAATAAPAAAAPVAAPARPAPPARPAPVSPAVPPVAPISRPPSASPNAGQNGSRPADAGPDSGAQAVPRPRKSAEDAWRTAADDGWQRAMAAAEPTVADTTRSGLPKRVPQAQLVPGGVQSSPRNQNRRSPDEVRGLLSAYHRGVQRGRTAGSEEAAAGAPAPKENEQ is encoded by the coding sequence GTGAGCACCGGTTCTTCGGCCCAGGCTTCGACCTACCCCGCGGGCGGCACCGGCCTACCCGCCGGTAGCAGCGGGGATGCCGGTCGATCGAGCGGGTCCGGCACCCGGGAACGGCGTGGCCGCATCCCCCGGCTGCGTGACGCCCGCATCCGTTCCAAGCTCGCACTGATCCTTTTCGTACCGTTGCTCGCCGTTGTCCTGCTCGCCACCGTACGCCTCGTCGACGTCGGCGGCAGGGCCCTCGACGCAGGTCAGGTCGAGGATCTGACGCGGCTCTCCACCGACATCTCCGACCTGACGCAGTACATCCACAAAGAACGGATGGCGGCTGCTCAGTACCTCGCGGACCCCGGCGCCAAAGCAGACAGTTACAGCGCCGCGAGCGCGCAGAGTGATCGGCGCATCCAGGCGTACACCACCGACCGCGGTGAGCTCGATGATCCGCCGGCGGCCGTGCAGGACCGTCTGCGACGCATCGACGAGCACCTCCAGACGATCGACGCGACCCGCAAGAAGATCACCGACCGGGACGAGATCGCCATCTCCGAGGCGGTCCTGCGCTACGGCGTCGTGATCACCGACCTCGTCGGCTACGGCGAGGTGCTCAGCCAGTACGCCGGTGAGGGCCAGGTCGCCGACAGCCTGCGCGCCGTCTCCGCGTTCTCCCGGGCCAAGGCCGGCACCGCCGAACAGGAAGCGGTCGCCTACGCGGCCCGCGCCTCCGGTGACGTCAGCGCCGAACAGCTCTCCGTCTTCACCGCCACGCAGACCAGCCAGCAGGAAGCGCTCGAAGGTTTTGCGCTGGTCGCCACACCTCAGCAGCAGTCCCTCGTGGACAACACGGTCACGGGTGACGCGGTCAACCTCGCCGACGGCATCGCCACCCGGCTCAGCCGCGGTGACCCGGTCGCCTCGCTCGAGGTCACCCAGTCCTTCGGTGCCGTGGTCGACCTGATGCGCTGGGCCGAGCAGCGACTCGAGCAGCAGACCCTCACCCTGGCCTCGGACGAGAGCTCCTCGGTGACCCGCCAGGCCGCCCTCGAGGCCGCCCTGGTGCTGCTCACCCTGATCATCGCCATCGCGCTCGCCGTGGTGCTGGCCCGCTCGCTCAACCTCTCGCTGCGCCGCCTGCGGGAAGGCGCCCTGGCGGTGGCCAACCGCGACCTGCCCGAAGCGGTCGCCCGGCTCCGCGACGTCCGCAACCTCGGCGACGGCGGTGCCGACGACATCGTCCGGCAGGTGCGTGACCCGATCCGCCTCACCAACCGCGACGAGGTCGGCCAGGTGGCCCAGGCGTTCAACGTCGTCCACCGCGAGGCCGTCCGCATCGCGGCCGAGCAGGCCGCCCTGCGGACCAGCGTCTCGGCGATGTTCCTCAACCTGGCCCGCCGCTCGCAGAGCCTGGTCGACCGGATGATCGGCGAACTCGACCAGATCGAGCGCGGCGAAGAGGACCCGAAGCGGCTCGCGCAGCTCTTCGAACTCGACCACCTCGCCACCCGCATGCGCCGCAACGACGAGAACCTGCTCGTGCTCGCCGGTGCCGACTCCAGCGCGCCGCGCCGCGAGGACGCCCTCGTGGTCGACGCCCTGCGCGCCGCCCAGTCCGAGGTCGAGCTCTACAACCGCATCGAGTTCGGCACGGTCGACACCGACATCTCGATCATGGCCGTGGCCGTCAACGACGTCGTCCGGCTCGTGGCCGAGCTCCTCGACAACGCCACACGCTTCTCGCCCCCGAACACGGTGGTGGTGGCGGACGGCCGGCGCATCCGCGACTACGTGGTGATCCAGGTGGAGGACCGCGGCCTCGGCATGTCCGAGGAACAGATGGACTCGCTGAACCGCCGCCTCGCCGAGACGCCCGACGTCGACGTGGCCGCGTTCCGGCTGATGGGCCTGGCCGTCGTCAGCCGTCTCGCCAACCGGTACGGCATCCGCGTCGAGCTGCGCGCCAACATCGAGGGCGGCACGGTCGCCCAGGTCGTGCTCCCGAACCACATCGTCGTCCTGCCGAACAGCCGGCCGCTGGACCCGCCGACCCGCGGCAACCGCCAGCTCGAGCCGGCCCCGGCCAGCTGGAACGACCCGATGCCGTTCGGCCGCGGTGGCGCCGCGACGGCGACCCTGCCGGCGATCGCCCCCGAGCCGTGGGGCGGCCAGCGCTCCGGCAGCCTCCCGACCATCTCCGCACCGCCGCAGCGGCAGCCGGAACTCCCGGCCCACCCGCACCTGCCCGTCCAGCCCTCACAGCTGCCCGGACGCGGCGACGGCTTCCCGACCCCGGACCGCCCGGCCCTGCCCAAGCGCGGCGACAGCTCGCCCGCCGACCGGCCGCCGCTGCCCACCCGCGTCACGCAACCTGTGCCGCCCGGTGAGCCCGCCCCGGCCTACGGCGCCGGATCGCCGACCATGGCGTACCCGACGATGAAGACCGCGGCGCCGGACCGTGAGGTGCAACAGAACCTCGCCCCGTCGGTGGGATTTGTCACCCCGGAGGGCGGCACGATCCCCGCGCCCCGGCGGCCCGCGAGCCCCGACCCGAACGGCTGGGGAGCCGCGCTCGCGTCCATGCCGCCGGCACCCCCGCCGCCGGCGCCGGCGCGAGCGGACGATCGGGCCGAGACCTCGCCGATCTTCCTCGAAATGCAGCAGAGCTGGTTCAAGGGTCACGACGGGCCGATTTCCGAGGAGTGGAGCATGCCGACTGCGGGCTACGCGCCACCGCCGAACCAGCCGCAATCCGCGGCTGCGACGGCCGCACCGGCAGCAGCCGCTCCGGTCGCCGCGCCCGCACGGCCGGCCCCGCCGGCCCGGCCCGCCCCGGTTTCGCCGGCCGTACCGCCGGTTGCACCGATCTCCAGGCCCCCTTCCGCTTCTCCGAACGCGGGGCAGAATGGTTCGCGGCCGGCGGATGCCGGTCCGGACAGCGGTGCCCAAGCTGTGCCCCGGCCACGCAAGTCGGCCGAGGACGCCTGGCGCACCGCCGCCGACGATGGATGGCAGCGGGCGATGGCGGCGGCGGAACCCACCGTGGCCGACACCACCCGCTCCGGACTACCCAAGCGGGTACCCCAGGCCCAGCTCGTCCCCGGTGGCGTGCAGAGCAGCCCGCGCAACCAGAACCGTCGCAGCCCGGACGAGGTACGCGGCCTCCTCTCCGCGTACCACCGCGGTGTGCAACGTGGGCGTACGGCCGGCAGTGAAGAAGCTGCCGCGGGCGCCCCTGCTCCGAAGGAGAACGAACAGTGA
- a CDS encoding roadblock/LC7 domain-containing protein, producing the protein MTRPPTMQDMGWLLSNFADSVAGIAHVVAVSADGLLLASSRDLPADRADQLAAITSGVVSLTDGASRMFNAGEVQQTIIEMDSGYLFLMSISDGSSMAVLAARSCDVGQVGYEMALLVERVGAALVPAPREAVSHQV; encoded by the coding sequence GTGACCAGGCCCCCCACCATGCAGGACATGGGCTGGCTGCTCAGCAACTTCGCCGACAGCGTGGCCGGTATCGCGCACGTCGTCGCGGTCTCCGCAGACGGCCTGCTGCTGGCGTCGTCGCGGGACCTGCCGGCGGACCGTGCCGACCAGCTCGCCGCGATCACGTCGGGCGTCGTCAGCCTCACCGACGGTGCCTCACGCATGTTCAACGCCGGCGAGGTGCAGCAGACGATCATCGAGATGGACAGCGGCTATCTGTTCCTGATGTCGATCAGTGACGGATCGTCGATGGCCGTCCTGGCCGCGCGCAGCTGCGACGTGGGTCAGGTCGGCTACGAAATGGCACTGCTGGTCGAACGGGTCGGTGCCGCCCTGGTGCCCGCGCCTCGTGAGGCCGTGTCCCACCAGGTCTGA
- a CDS encoding DUF742 domain-containing protein, with translation MGQPNDPRGNLVRPYAVTRGRTEPRRDIPIEAVLVASQAAVQEARFAGHDKYRIAVLCEPRAQSLAEIAAYSRLPLGVARVLVADMVADGLLSLHSAAPKEGFTERMDLLERVLSGLRKL, from the coding sequence ATGGGGCAGCCCAACGACCCCCGGGGCAACCTGGTCCGTCCGTACGCGGTCACCCGGGGCCGGACGGAGCCGCGTCGCGACATCCCCATCGAGGCGGTTCTGGTCGCCAGTCAGGCCGCCGTTCAGGAAGCCCGGTTCGCCGGGCACGACAAGTACCGCATCGCCGTGCTGTGCGAGCCGCGGGCGCAGTCCTTGGCCGAGATCGCGGCCTACTCCAGGCTCCCGCTGGGTGTTGCCCGGGTGCTCGTCGCCGACATGGTCGCCGACGGGCTGTTGTCGCTGCACAGTGCCGCTCCCAAGGAAGGCTTCACGGAGCGGATGGATCTGCTGGAAAGGGTGTTGAGTGGACTTCGCAAGCTCTGA
- a CDS encoding GTP-binding protein, which yields MDFASSERAGAQPKEITSAKIVIAGGFGVGKTTLVGAVSEIEPLTTEAVMTSAGQGIDDASKVPGKETTTVAMDFGRITMADDLILYLFGTPGQTRFWFMWDELIRGAVGAAVLVDTRRISDAFAPLDYFENRHLPYLVALNCFDGAPRYEPEEIREALAIAPHVPLIMCDARHRDSVKSVLVGVVEHAMRTLVAEQGRGFPATVG from the coding sequence GTGGACTTCGCAAGCTCTGAGCGGGCGGGGGCGCAACCCAAGGAGATCACCTCCGCGAAGATCGTCATAGCCGGCGGGTTCGGCGTGGGCAAGACGACCCTCGTCGGTGCGGTCTCCGAGATCGAGCCACTGACCACCGAGGCCGTGATGACCTCGGCGGGGCAGGGCATCGACGACGCGTCCAAGGTGCCCGGCAAGGAGACCACCACGGTCGCCATGGACTTCGGCCGCATCACGATGGCCGACGACCTGATCCTGTACCTCTTCGGCACGCCCGGCCAGACCCGTTTCTGGTTCATGTGGGACGAGCTGATCAGAGGTGCCGTCGGCGCGGCCGTCCTGGTGGACACCAGGCGCATCTCCGACGCCTTCGCGCCGCTCGACTATTTCGAGAACCGTCACCTGCCCTACCTGGTGGCGCTCAACTGCTTCGACGGTGCACCCCGGTACGAGCCGGAGGAGATCCGTGAAGCCCTGGCGATCGCGCCCCACGTGCCACTGATCATGTGCGACGCCCGCCACCGCGACTCGGTGAAGTCCGTCCTGGTCGGTGTGGTCGAGCACGCCATGCGCACGCTGGTCGCCGAGCAGGGCCGCGGATTCCCCGCCACCGTCGGCTGA
- a CDS encoding uroporphyrinogen-III synthase: MTTDRTGEKRKTVITASALTEPTASLSGYTIGVTSDRRRDELAGLLEHRGARVVIAPALRIVPIADDAELRAATRACLETPPDILLVNTGIGMRGWLEAAEGWGLAEPLRVVLSRAYLVARGPKARAAIRSAGLHDQWSPEGESYEEVVEHLTARGIAGLTVAMQLHGESQPEYTEALRSTGARVIEVPVYRWAPPVDPAPLHRLVDLITSRLVDAVTFTSAPAVAALLRAAGPSTDTLLEALRGDVLTACVGPVTAAPLRRHDIPVVTPARARLSALVRTIVDELPQRAMKLEVAGHSLVLRGHAAIVDGDLKPLAPAPMAVLRALAATPGRVLSRAALLRTLPRGADEHAVEMAVARLRAGLGTPGVVQTVVKRGYRLPA; the protein is encoded by the coding sequence ATGACGACGGACCGCACCGGGGAGAAGCGCAAAACCGTGATCACGGCCTCGGCTCTCACGGAGCCGACGGCATCACTGTCCGGCTACACGATCGGCGTAACTTCCGACCGCCGCCGCGACGAGCTCGCCGGTCTCCTCGAACACCGCGGAGCCCGTGTCGTGATCGCCCCGGCTCTCCGCATCGTCCCGATCGCCGACGACGCCGAGCTCCGCGCGGCCACCCGGGCCTGCCTCGAGACACCTCCGGACATCCTGCTGGTCAACACCGGTATAGGCATGCGCGGCTGGCTCGAGGCGGCCGAGGGCTGGGGGCTGGCCGAGCCGCTGAGGGTGGTGCTCTCCCGCGCGTACCTGGTGGCCCGGGGTCCCAAGGCCCGCGCGGCGATCAGGTCGGCCGGTCTGCACGACCAGTGGTCTCCCGAGGGTGAGAGTTACGAAGAGGTCGTGGAGCATCTGACGGCCCGTGGCATCGCCGGTCTGACGGTGGCCATGCAACTGCACGGTGAGAGCCAGCCGGAGTACACGGAGGCCCTGCGGTCCACGGGCGCCCGTGTGATCGAGGTTCCGGTCTACCGCTGGGCGCCCCCGGTCGACCCGGCGCCGCTGCACCGCCTGGTCGATCTGATCACCAGCCGTCTGGTCGACGCCGTGACCTTCACCTCGGCCCCGGCGGTCGCCGCCCTGCTGCGGGCGGCCGGTCCGAGCACCGACACCCTGCTGGAGGCCCTGCGCGGCGACGTCCTGACGGCCTGCGTCGGCCCGGTGACGGCTGCTCCCCTGCGCCGCCACGACATCCCGGTCGTCACTCCGGCCCGGGCGAGACTGAGCGCACTGGTCCGCACGATCGTCGACGAGTTGCCCCAACGGGCCATGAAGCTCGAGGTCGCCGGCCACTCCCTGGTCCTGCGCGGCCACGCGGCGATCGTCGACGGCGACCTGAAACCGCTCGCCCCGGCACCGATGGCTGTTCTCCGCGCGCTGGCGGCGACACCGGGCCGGGTTCTCTCCCGCGCCGCGCTGCTGCGCACGCTCCCCCGGGGCGCCGACGAACACGCGGTCGAGATGGCCGTGGCCCGTCTCCGCGCCGGCCTGGGCACCCCAGGGGTGGTCCAGACCGTCGTCAAACGCGGCTACCGCCTGCCCGCCTGA
- the rplM gene encoding 50S ribosomal protein L13: MRTYSPKPGEIERQWHIIDASDVVLGRLATHTATLLRGKHKPTFAPHVDTGDFVVIINAGKVALTGNKRQTKVAYRHSGYPGGLKQVRYEELLTKRPEHAVELAVKGMLPHNKLARQILKKLKVYPGAEHPHAAQQPVPFEIKQIAQ, translated from the coding sequence GTGCGTACGTACAGCCCGAAGCCGGGTGAGATCGAGCGTCAGTGGCACATCATCGACGCTTCCGACGTCGTTCTGGGCCGGCTCGCCACCCACACCGCCACGCTCCTGCGCGGCAAGCACAAGCCCACGTTCGCCCCGCACGTCGACACCGGCGATTTCGTGGTGATCATCAACGCCGGCAAGGTCGCGCTGACCGGTAACAAGCGGCAGACCAAGGTCGCCTACCGTCACTCCGGTTACCCGGGCGGTCTCAAGCAGGTCCGCTACGAGGAGCTGCTGACCAAGCGCCCCGAGCACGCGGTCGAGCTGGCCGTCAAGGGCATGCTCCCGCACAACAAGCTGGCCCGTCAGATCCTCAAGAAGCTGAAGGTCTACCCGGGCGCCGAGCACCCGCACGCCGCGCAGCAGCCGGTGCCGTTCGAAATCAAGCAGATCGCGCAGTGA
- the rpsI gene encoding 30S ribosomal protein S9, producing the protein MTDIVEPEVVETVEEPAAEAPAETPAEAPAETPAEASAETPAETVVVVEAPAPAVRAPRPGDRPIQTVGRRKEAIVRVRLVPGTGKITCNGRDLEAYFPSKVHQQLIREPLATAEKPEMFDVVANLRGGGITGQAGALRLGISRALITNDPDDRPALKKAGFLTRDSRVKESKKYGLKKARKAPQYSKR; encoded by the coding sequence ATGACCGACATCGTCGAGCCCGAGGTCGTCGAGACCGTCGAGGAGCCCGCCGCTGAGGCCCCCGCCGAGACTCCCGCTGAGGCCCCTGCCGAGACCCCGGCCGAGGCTTCCGCCGAGACCCCGGCTGAGACCGTTGTGGTCGTCGAGGCGCCGGCGCCGGCCGTTCGCGCTCCCCGTCCGGGTGACCGTCCGATCCAGACCGTGGGCCGCCGCAAGGAGGCCATCGTCCGCGTGCGCCTCGTGCCGGGCACCGGCAAGATCACCTGCAACGGCCGCGACCTCGAGGCCTACTTCCCGAGCAAGGTGCACCAGCAGCTCATCCGTGAGCCGCTCGCCACCGCCGAGAAGCCCGAGATGTTCGACGTGGTCGCCAACCTGCGTGGTGGCGGCATCACCGGTCAGGCCGGCGCGCTGCGCCTCGGCATCTCCCGTGCGCTCATCACGAACGACCCGGACGACCGTCCGGCCCTCAAGAAGGCCGGCTTCCTGACCCGGGACTCCCGCGTCAAGGAGAGCAAGAAGTACGGTCTCAAGAAGGCCCGTAAGGCTCCGCAGTACTCGAAGCGCTGA
- the glmM gene encoding phosphoglucosamine mutase: protein MGRLFGTDGIRGLANGDVLTPELALSVAVAAARVLIESDASHQPLAIVGRDPRASGEMLEAAVVAGLTSAGANVVRVGVLPTPAVAYLVGQAGADLGVMLSASHNPMPDNGIKLFAPGGQKLPDELEEKIEKAIADGHGLVGRPTGAGVGRVHDLLDGAEHYIKHLLEATPHPLNGVKVVVDCANGAASEVGPTAYEEAGAEVIKIHAEPDGLNINDNCGSTHLEAVREAVLEHGADLGLAHDGDADRCLAVTAAGDVVDGDEIMAILALAMRDAGTLTDDTLVATVMSNLGLRLAMKQAGIRLLETKVGDRYVLEELASGGFALGGEQSGHIVMPAYATTGDGVLTGLHLMATIASSGKSLADLASVLHKLPQVLINVPVKDRQAGAAAPTVQAAVALAENELGETGRVLLRPSGTEHLVRVMVEAATEDQARTIAERVADEVRTASPA, encoded by the coding sequence ATGGGGCGACTCTTCGGCACGGACGGCATCCGCGGCCTCGCGAACGGTGATGTCCTCACCCCGGAACTGGCCCTGTCGGTCGCCGTCGCGGCCGCCCGGGTCCTCATCGAGAGCGACGCCAGCCACCAGCCGCTGGCGATCGTGGGCCGCGACCCCCGCGCCAGCGGAGAGATGCTCGAGGCCGCGGTCGTCGCCGGCCTGACCAGCGCCGGAGCCAACGTCGTCCGGGTCGGCGTCCTGCCGACACCCGCGGTCGCCTACCTCGTCGGCCAGGCCGGAGCGGACCTCGGCGTCATGCTGTCCGCCTCGCACAACCCGATGCCGGACAACGGCATCAAGCTCTTCGCCCCGGGCGGCCAGAAGCTCCCGGACGAGCTCGAGGAGAAGATCGAGAAGGCGATCGCGGACGGGCACGGCCTGGTGGGCCGCCCGACCGGCGCCGGTGTCGGCCGCGTGCACGACCTGCTCGACGGCGCCGAGCACTACATCAAGCACCTGCTCGAAGCGACGCCTCACCCCTTGAACGGCGTCAAGGTGGTCGTCGACTGCGCCAACGGCGCGGCCAGCGAGGTCGGCCCCACCGCCTACGAGGAAGCCGGCGCCGAGGTCATCAAGATCCACGCCGAGCCGGACGGCCTCAACATCAACGACAACTGCGGCTCGACCCACCTCGAAGCCGTCCGCGAGGCCGTCCTCGAACACGGCGCCGACCTGGGCCTCGCCCACGACGGTGACGCCGACCGCTGCCTCGCCGTGACCGCCGCCGGCGACGTGGTCGACGGCGACGAGATCATGGCGATCCTGGCCCTGGCCATGCGCGACGCCGGCACCCTCACCGACGACACCCTCGTCGCGACCGTCATGAGCAACCTCGGCCTCCGCCTGGCCATGAAGCAGGCCGGCATCCGCCTCCTGGAGACCAAGGTCGGCGACCGCTACGTCCTGGAAGAACTCGCCTCCGGCGGCTTCGCCCTCGGCGGCGAGCAGAGCGGCCACATCGTCATGCCCGCGTACGCCACCACCGGCGACGGCGTCCTGACCGGCTTGCACCTGATGGCCACGATCGCGTCGTCCGGCAAGTCCCTGGCCGACCTCGCCTCCGTGCTCCACAAGCTTCCCCAGGTCCTCATCAACGTGCCCGTGAAGGACCGCCAGGCCGGCGCCGCAGCCCCGACCGTGCAGGCCGCGGTGGCTCTGGCCGAGAACGAACTGGGCGAGACAGGCCGCGTCCTCCTCCGCCCCTCCGGCACCGAACACCTCGTCCGCGTCATGGTCGAAGCCGCCACCGAGGACCAGGCCCGCACCATCGCCGAACGCGTAGCCGACGAAGTCCGCACAGCCAGCCCGGCCTGA
- a CDS encoding pyridoxal phosphate-dependent aminotransferase — protein sequence MRAFGTTIFTEMSALAARTGSVNLGQGFPDTDGPPEMLAAAAEALRSGANQYPPLPGIPALRAAIVEHEHRFWGLSRDPDTEVVVTAGATEAIAASILGLCEAGDEVVCFEPYYDSYAASIALAGAVRRPVTLRPGPDGRYGFDEDELRAAFGPRTRLILLNTPHNPTGKVFTADELTLIARLCQDHDVYAVTDEVYEHLVFTDAAAPHIPLAGLPGMRERTLRISSAGKTFSCTGWKVGWATGPAPLVSAALRVKQFLTFVNAGPLQPAVAVALGLPDSYFEGFRAGLQSRRDRLVAGLTDAGFHVLPSDGTYFVTADITPLGGTDGVDFCRALPERCGVVAVPTQVFYDHQEQGRHLIRFAFCKREDVIDEAAKRLRTLA from the coding sequence ATGCGCGCGTTCGGCACCACGATCTTCACCGAGATGTCCGCGCTCGCCGCGCGGACCGGCTCGGTCAACCTCGGACAGGGCTTCCCGGACACCGACGGGCCACCTGAGATGCTGGCTGCCGCCGCCGAGGCGCTGCGGTCGGGTGCCAACCAGTACCCGCCGCTGCCCGGCATCCCGGCGCTGCGAGCAGCCATCGTCGAGCACGAGCACCGCTTCTGGGGGCTGAGCCGCGACCCGGACACCGAGGTCGTCGTCACCGCCGGCGCCACGGAGGCGATCGCGGCCAGCATCCTCGGGCTGTGCGAGGCGGGCGACGAGGTTGTGTGCTTCGAGCCCTACTACGACTCGTACGCCGCGTCGATCGCGCTGGCCGGCGCGGTCCGGCGACCGGTGACCCTGCGACCTGGCCCGGACGGCCGCTACGGCTTCGACGAGGACGAGCTGCGGGCGGCCTTCGGCCCACGCACCCGGCTGATCCTGCTGAACACCCCGCACAACCCCACCGGCAAGGTCTTCACCGCCGACGAGCTCACCCTGATCGCCCGCCTCTGCCAGGACCACGACGTGTACGCCGTCACCGACGAGGTCTACGAGCACCTGGTCTTCACCGACGCCGCCGCACCGCACATCCCCCTGGCCGGACTGCCGGGCATGCGGGAACGCACCCTGCGCATCTCCTCGGCGGGCAAGACGTTCTCCTGCACCGGCTGGAAGGTCGGCTGGGCAACCGGTCCGGCACCACTGGTGTCGGCGGCACTGCGGGTCAAACAGTTCCTGACGTTCGTCAACGCCGGGCCACTCCAGCCGGCCGTGGCTGTCGCACTGGGCCTGCCGGACTCGTACTTCGAGGGCTTCCGCGCCGGCCTGCAGTCTCGCCGGGACCGGCTGGTGGCCGGCCTGACCGACGCGGGCTTTCACGTGCTGCCCTCGGACGGCACCTACTTCGTGACAGCCGACATCACCCCACTGGGCGGCACGGACGGCGTCGACTTCTGCCGGGCGCTGCCCGAACGCTGCGGGGTGGTGGCGGTGCCGACCCAGGTCTTCTACGACCACCAGGAGCAGGGACGCCACCTGATCCGCTTCGCCTTCTGCAAACGCGAGGACGTCATCGACGAGGCCGCCAAACGCCTCCGCACCCTCGCCTGA
- a CDS encoding MmpS family transport accessory protein: protein MSGQPWSSPSGDPLAAEPYQPPPPPAPTFQPGYASLPTPSEQASGPPDGYPPTSMFPADPGQYPPPGYQPPLGQAPPGQMPPPGYGPPPGYGPPPGYGAQPPPPPKRSNAPLIAVLIAVTLLLCAGGVTSAVILVNNATNKAKETIDSLPRPTLPTELPTDLPTDLPTELPTDLPTGLPNLPDVDPNQQIEVEYEVTGDGPVEIVYMEELGGEPQRVRNASLPWTKKLTMKGSSLVSVVAVRGSTEEGELNCSAKVDGEEVAQKSTSGTFITASCTKVVF, encoded by the coding sequence GTGTCCGGGCAGCCGTGGTCCTCACCGTCGGGCGACCCCCTCGCGGCCGAGCCGTACCAGCCGCCACCGCCGCCCGCGCCCACGTTCCAGCCCGGGTACGCCTCACTGCCAACACCGAGCGAACAGGCCAGCGGGCCACCGGACGGCTACCCGCCGACCTCGATGTTCCCCGCCGACCCCGGGCAGTACCCGCCTCCGGGCTACCAGCCGCCGCTCGGTCAGGCTCCCCCGGGACAGATGCCGCCACCCGGGTACGGCCCGCCACCCGGCTACGGACCACCGCCCGGGTACGGCGCACAGCCGCCGCCCCCACCCAAGCGCAGCAACGCGCCGCTGATCGCCGTGCTCATCGCGGTGACCCTGCTGCTCTGCGCCGGTGGTGTGACCTCGGCCGTGATCCTGGTCAACAACGCGACGAACAAGGCCAAGGAGACGATCGACTCGCTCCCCCGGCCGACGTTGCCCACCGAACTGCCGACGGACCTGCCGACAGACCTCCCCACGGAGCTGCCGACCGACCTGCCCACCGGCCTGCCGAACCTGCCGGACGTCGACCCGAACCAGCAGATCGAGGTCGAGTACGAGGTCACCGGCGACGGTCCGGTCGAGATCGTCTACATGGAGGAGCTCGGCGGCGAGCCGCAGCGTGTCCGCAACGCCTCCCTGCCCTGGACCAAGAAGCTGACCATGAAGGGCTCCTCACTCGTCTCGGTGGTGGCCGTCCGCGGCAGCACCGAGGAGGGCGAGCTCAACTGCAGCGCCAAGGTCGACGGCGAGGAAGTGGCCCAGAAGAGCACCTCGGGCACCTTCATCACGGCGTCGTGCACCAAGGTCGTCTTCTGA